A portion of the Pseudopipra pipra isolate bDixPip1 chromosome 1, bDixPip1.hap1, whole genome shotgun sequence genome contains these proteins:
- the AZI2 gene encoding LOW QUALITY PROTEIN: 5-azacytidine-induced protein 2 (The sequence of the model RefSeq protein was modified relative to this genomic sequence to represent the inferred CDS: inserted 2 bases in 1 codon) — MEELVEDDICILNHEKADNSHKRDSDIPVSSYSGDESVASHFALVTAYEDIKKRLKETERENSLLKKRVRILEEKLLGSRREEECSSVGREQVNKAYQAYREACIDRDNLKSKLEKMVKESEESLKTLNEQLQSKEVELLQLKTEVETQQVMKSLNCTQANWELEKLNCDLKVHSLEQDLEKLKEECNSLRKELQKSKQKDQAQDENPLSGDHLQRQGIHSVQQAYWELKREMSNLRRVTDVQAEVLRKLKRNPTATNKAAPTAPVQCVESNISKLNLTSGVVYKNLSQNNKDFCNAASPPLLRDVNIPSERVTXQAWADERPIPVDGKTFQEHHSYGKSSLEDNSWVFPSPPKPNENMFWEIKNNPTLLNCPADYLDQCNQNCLHKS, encoded by the exons ATGGAGGAGTTGGTAGAGGATGACATCTGTATTTTGAACCATGAAAAAGCAGACAACTCTCACAAGAGAGACAGTGATATTCCTGTTTCATCCTATAGTGGAGATGAGTCTGTTGCCTCACACTTTGCACTTGTCACTGCATATGAAGATATCAAGAAACGACTAAAGGAGACAGAGAGGGAGAACTccctcttaaaaaaaagagtgagaaTTCTAGAAGAGAAG CTGCTTGGCTCCCGGCGGGAAGAGGAATGCAGCTCAGTTGGGCGTGAACAAGTAAATAAGGCATACCAAGCCTATCGAGAGGCCTGCATCGACAGAGATAACTTGAAAAGCAAGCTGGAAAAAATG GTGAAAGAAAGTGAGGAATCCTTGAAAACCTTGAACGAACAGTTGCAGTCTAAAGAAGTAGAGCTGTTACAACTGAAAACTGAAGTGGAAACGCAACAAG TGATGAAAAGTTTGAATTGTACTCAGGCCAACTGGGAATTAGAGAAGCTAAACTGTGACCTTAAAGTTCATAGTTTGGAACAGGATCTAGAAAAACTCAAGGAAGAGTGCAACAGTCTCAGGAAGGAGTTGCAAAAATCCAAGCAGAAG GACCAGGCTCAAGATGAAAATCCACTGAGTGGAGATCACCTTCAAAGGCAAGGTATCCACAG tgtGCAACAAGCATATTGGGAACTGAAGAGAGAAATGTCTAATTTGCGCCGAGTGACTGATGTGCAAGCCGAGGTTCTACGAAAACTGAAAAGGAATCCAACAGCAACCAATAAAG ctgcCCCTACTGCACCAGTACAATGTGTTGAATCGAACATTTCAAAGCTGAATTTGACATCTGGGGTAGTCTATAAAAACCTCTCACAGAACAATAAAGACTTCTGCAATGCTGCGTCTCCCCCTCTGCTGAGAGATGTCAACATCCCATCGGAAAGGGTGAC ACAAGCATGGGCAGATGAGAGACCCATTCCAGTTGATGGCAAAACGTTTCAGGAACACCATTCTTACGGAAAGAGCTCTCTGGAAGATAATTCCTGGGTATTCCCAAGTCCTCCAAAGCCTAATGAGAATATGTTttgggaaattaaaaataacccaACTTTGTTAAACTGTCCAGCAGATTACCTGGATCAGTGTAATCAAAACTGTCTGCACAAGAGTTAA